The Rahnella aquatilis CIP 78.65 = ATCC 33071 genomic sequence TGAATTAGGAGACATACAGCCGTGACGTTGCTGGCACAACACGCGCCCTTACAGACATTTTCACCTGCCGTGGAAGATTTCATCCTGCGTTTTCAGTTGCAGCAACCGCGCCTGCCTGCTGCAGCATTGCGCGGAACCCGCCACGCCGCCGTATTAATCCCGATTATCTGCCGTCCGGAACCCACTATTTTACTGACACGCCGCGCCGATCAGTTACGTAAACACGCCGGTCAGGTGGCGTTTCCGGGCGGAGCGGCGGATGCCACCGATGCCTCAATTATTGCCACCGCATTACGTGAAGCGCAGGAAGAGGTCGCGATCCCGCCTGAACAGGTTCATGTATTAGGCACATTATCGCCGCAGGACAGCAGCAGCGGTTTTCAGGTCACGCCGGTTATCGGTCTGTTGCCCGTCGATGTGCCGCTGCATCCGGCTGAAGATGAAGTGGCCGAATTGTTTGAAATGCCGCTGCGCGAAGCGTTTGATCTGGCGCGTTATTACCCTCTGGATATTCACCGCAGAGGCACTCACCACCGGGTATATTTGTCCTGGTATCAGCAACAATTTGTCTGGGGACTGACGGCAGGAATTATCCGCCAACTGGCCCGGCAGGTTGAAGCCTGAGCTTAGTGATTACATTACGATCACATTTTTGCATCAAATAAGTTTATTTCATGCGAAAAATGAAACTTTTGCCTCTCAGCCCTTTTAAACTATAAGTCTATCCATAAGAACAAGAGACCCCTCCAGGGGCACTCTCTGCTGTTTGTTCATTTATGGAAGCCAGGGATCCCGTTCCCTGCCGCAATCTATTACAGGAGTATTCGACGTGATTAGCGTTTTCGACATGTTCAAGGTCGGGATTGGCCCTTCCAGTTCCCATACTTTGGGCCCGATGAAAGCAGGGAAACGGTTCGCTGATGACCTGCTGGAAAAGGGCATGATGCCTGCCGTTACGCGTGTCGCCGTGGACGTATTTGGTTCTTTGTCTCTGACAGGCAAAGGCCACCACACAGATATCGCCATTATTTTAGGCCTGGCGGGTAACCAGCCAGATACCGTCGACATCGACGGCATTCCCCATTTTATCCGCGACGTTGAGCAACGTGAACGCCTGCCGTTGGGCGGAACCCAGCATGAAGTCGATTTCCCCCGTGATACCGGTATGGTGTTCCGCGGGGAGAATTTGCCGCGTCACGAAAACGCCATGCAAATTCACGCTTTTGCGGGTGACAAGATGATTTACAGCAAAACCTATTATTCGGTCGGCGGCGGCTTTATCGTTGATGACGAGCATTTCGGTCAGCCGGTGCTGGACGAGGTGACAGTACCGTACAGCTTTAATTCGGCCAGTGAAATGCTGGCAAAATGTAAGGAAACCGGACTGTCATTATCCGGCCTGGTGATGAAGAACGAACTGGCGCAGCACAGTAAGCAGGATATCGAGCAGTATTTTGAGAAGATCTGGCACACCATGCAGGCTTGTATCGATCGCGGCCTGAACACCGAAGGCGTTCTGCCCGGCCCGCTGCGGGTGCCGCGTCGTGCTTCTGCCCTGCGCCGGATGCTGGTGTCTAACGACAAACTTTCCAGTGATCCGATGAACGTGATCGACTGGGTGAATATGTTTGCCCTCGCGGTTAACGAAGAAAACGCGGCGGGCGGACGTGTCGTGACAGCACCAACCAACGGTGCATGTGGCATCGTGCCAGCGGTGCTGGCGTATTATGACCAGTTCATTCAGTCGGTCAGCCCGGATATTTATCTGCGTTATTTCCTGACTTCCGGCGCTATCGGCATTCTGTATAAGATGAATGCGTCGATTTCAGGCGCAGAAGTCGGCTGTCAGGGCGAAGTCGGCGTAGCCTGTTCAATGGCGGCGGCCGGTCTGACGGAATTGCTCGGCGGCAGCCCGGAACAGGTGTGCGTTGCGGCCGAAATTGGCATGGAACACAATCTGGGATTAACCTGTGACCCGGTTGCCGGACAGGTTCAGGTTCCTTGCATCGAACGTAATGCCATCGCATCAGTGAAAGCCATTAACGCCGCCCGTATGGCGTTACGCCGTACCAGCGAGCCGAGAGTCTCACTGGATAAAGTCATTGAGACGATGTATGAAACCGGTAAAGATATGAATTCAAAATACCGGGAAACCTCACGCGGCGGTCTGGCGATTAAAGTTCAGTGCGACTGATCCTGTCGAAAAGATGACATTTTCCTGCGGTATTTTCAGGTTGTATTATTTTCAACCCATTTACCGCAGGAAATACCATCGGGCTGGTAGCTGGCAGCAATAAAACCTTCACTAACAACAACCTGTTGTATTATCAATACATAATGGTAGTGGGACTTGCATTATACCCTGCAGGTGCGGCATGCTGATTTTCGCCTGATTTTTCCTGTCCGGGTACCCCCTTATTACGTCTGCTTAAACGTCGGAAATGGGCAGAAAAAAAAGTGACACCGTCACCTGAACGGTCATTGTTTCGATTTGAACAGAGAAATACAGGGAGTTTGCCGCAACTCAGACTGAGCGCCCGACGATTTACAGCTACTATCTATAAAAACGAAATGGCTGTTACGCATCGGTAACCCTTTAAAAATAATAATTTGAGCCTGCATTTAACTCGGGATAAAAGGATTAGAACGATGCTGTTCTCCCAGACCGGACTTGCGAAGTATCGCTACTATCGCATTGCGCTCGCCAGTGCAATAGGGATAGGTACGCTGCTTCTGACGCTGGGCGTTCGTATCTACGAACAAGCTCAGGTCATCGCCGAAGACCAACAGCGTGTGGCTACTCACACCGTTGAAAAACTGGAAAAATTGCTTGAGCCAGCCTCTCCGGTCGACAGAGTTGTTCCTGTCGACCAGACACTCACCTGTAACGCCCTGCAACCTCTGTTGCAACAAACCGTCGCCCGGATGCAAACATTACGTTCAATCAGTGTCGTCAGCAACGGCACCATTGTG encodes the following:
- a CDS encoding L-serine ammonia-lyase is translated as MISVFDMFKVGIGPSSSHTLGPMKAGKRFADDLLEKGMMPAVTRVAVDVFGSLSLTGKGHHTDIAIILGLAGNQPDTVDIDGIPHFIRDVEQRERLPLGGTQHEVDFPRDTGMVFRGENLPRHENAMQIHAFAGDKMIYSKTYYSVGGGFIVDDEHFGQPVLDEVTVPYSFNSASEMLAKCKETGLSLSGLVMKNELAQHSKQDIEQYFEKIWHTMQACIDRGLNTEGVLPGPLRVPRRASALRRMLVSNDKLSSDPMNVIDWVNMFALAVNEENAAGGRVVTAPTNGACGIVPAVLAYYDQFIQSVSPDIYLRYFLTSGAIGILYKMNASISGAEVGCQGEVGVACSMAAAGLTELLGGSPEQVCVAAEIGMEHNLGLTCDPVAGQVQVPCIERNAIASVKAINAARMALRRTSEPRVSLDKVIETMYETGKDMNSKYRETSRGGLAIKVQCD
- a CDS encoding CoA pyrophosphatase, which codes for MTLLAQHAPLQTFSPAVEDFILRFQLQQPRLPAAALRGTRHAAVLIPIICRPEPTILLTRRADQLRKHAGQVAFPGGAADATDASIIATALREAQEEVAIPPEQVHVLGTLSPQDSSSGFQVTPVIGLLPVDVPLHPAEDEVAELFEMPLREAFDLARYYPLDIHRRGTHHRVYLSWYQQQFVWGLTAGIIRQLARQVEA